Proteins from a single region of Seriola aureovittata isolate HTS-2021-v1 ecotype China chromosome 9, ASM2101889v1, whole genome shotgun sequence:
- the LOC130175505 gene encoding Ig-like V-type domain-containing protein FAM187A, giving the protein MASTSSSPLLLLLLLLLLLGLEVWSYEAPEDKEDVFARKACPAFLTFTNAAYLAGVTVELPCHCKPQQVQSVVWFSRKHLGSSEETRALTDHHGNKLLDTSQVPHSGDLQSRFSIRLFSLLIFRAGPEDSGIYICGSSHKDFFYGYDLDIQEARVRRFTPRFTPERNNKKLKVRKGTSSAKPLYRVFTSFRPWSVCDRCGVPGEQVCVGLCYVHSNFLHIRYRWANQTVASCGSGAVPRTFRLQKQSRVWVKLEVKNCHVTCPAQAPPSSKLLALMAFLGYSSASLPVEVPVFYLNHPADRVLTLGCPRARPNMAVAWDRGSVPIYRSKHLAASNISATPSRLLIDTGHHLVFKPAKSQDSGVYYCWLQGRRAAEIRLLVYIHLGRGQSVTSHPDFQTAVNTVLKSYAAMTAVFCLLMFGRAGVRHLRDTAQTHVD; this is encoded by the exons ATGGCTTCTacatcctcctctcccctcctcctcctcctcctcctcctcctcctcctgggtCTTGAGGTGTGGAGCTACGAGGCTCCCGAGGATAAGGAGGATGTGTTTGCAAGAAAAGCCTGTCCTGCCTTTCTGACCTTCACCAACGCTGCCTACCTGGCTGGAGTTACTGTGGAGCTGCCCTGCCACTGCAAACCACAACAG GTCCAATCGGTTGTGTGGTTCTCTAGGAAACATCTGGGCAGCTCTGAAGAGACGAGAGCCCTGACtgatcaccatggcaacaagctGCTGGACACCAGTCAGGTCCCTCACAGCGGCGACCTGCAGAGTCGATTTTCCATCCGTCTCTTCAGTCTGTTGATCTTCAGGGCGGGGCCCGAGGACTCCGGCATCTACATCTGCGGCTCTTCCCATAAAGACTTCTTCTATGGTTATGACCTGGACATCCAGGAGGCACGCGTGCGCCGCTTCACCCCGAG GTTCACACCagaaagaaacaacaagaaacTGAAAGTCAGAAAAGGAACCAGCTCTGCTAAGCCGCTGTATCGGGTCTTCACCAGCTTCCGGCCCTGGTCGGTGTGCGATCGCTGTGGAGTACCAGGGGAACAGGTTTGTGTGGGACTCTGCTACGTCCACTCCAACTTCCTCCACATACGCTACAGATGGGCCAATCAGACAGTCGCTTCATGCGGCTCGGGGGCGGTGCCCAGGACTTTCCGCCTTCAGAAGCAAAGCAGAGTCTGGGTCAAGTTAGAGGTCAAAAACTGTCACGTGACTTGCCCAGCTCAAGCTCCTCCGTCCTCAAAGCTCCTTGCTCTAATGGCGTTTCTCGGATACAG TTCTGCCTCACTGCCAGTAGAGGTTCCAGTGTTTTACCTCAACCACCCAGCAGACCGTGTCCTGACCCTGGGTTGCCCCAGGGCACGACCTAACATGGCCGTGGCCTGGGATCGAGGATCTGTACCCATCTATCGATCTAAGCACTTGGCAGCTAGTAACATCAGCGCCACGCCCTCCAGGCTGCTGATAGACACCGGACACCACCTGGTGTTTAAACCTGCAAAAAGCCAGGACTCAG GTGTCTACTACTGCTGGCTGCAGGGCCGCCGGGCCGCTGAGATACGTCTACTAGTCTACATCCATCTGGGACGTGGccagtcagtgacatcacatcctgACTTCCAGACAGCTGTCAATACCGTGTTAAAATCATATGCTGCCATGACGGCTGTGTTCTGCCTGCTGATGTTTGGCAGAGCAGGAGTCAGACACCTCAGAGacactgcacaaacacatgtggATTAA